TGCCTCCGGCTTCGAGACCGAGCCCACGGGCGGAGTCCGGGTGACCTTCGAGGATGGCCGGGTGGAGCGCGGGGACCTGCTTATCGGCGCGGACGGCTTCCACTCGGTGGTCCGCCGGCAGCTGGCCGGCCCGGAGCCCTCGCAGGACAGCGGCTACGTCTGCTGGCTGGCGGTCGTACCGTACTCGCACCCCCGGTTCGCGCCCGGCTCGGTCATCCACTACTGGGGCAGCGGCCGCCGGTTCGGCCTGGTCGACATGGGCGGTGGGCGGCTCTACTGGTGGGGCACGAAGAACATGCCCGCCGAGCGCTCGCACGACTGGAAGGGCACCAAGGAGGAGATCCTCCGCACCTACGCCGGCTGGGCCGACGAGGTCGTGCACGCCATCGAGGTCACCCCGGAGGAGTCCGTGATCGCGGTGCCCTCCCGGGACCGGCCCTTCCTGGAGCGCTGGGGCAGCGGCCCAGTTACCCTGCTCGGCGACGCCGCCCACCCGATGCTCACCAGCCTCGGCCAGGGCTCGGGCATGGCGATCGAGGACGCCGTCGTCCTCGGCCGGGCCCTGCGCGGAGCCGAGGACCTGCCGCGCGCGCTGCGCCGGTACGAGGACGAGCGTCGCGAGCGGACCCGCGCCCTAGTCGCCGCCTCGCGCGGCATCAGCGACTTCGAGCAGTCCGAGGGCCTGCGCCGGCCGATCCGGGACGCGTATTTCCGCTTCATGCCACGCGCCAGGCTGGTGCGCACCCTGGAGGACTCGCTGACCTTCACCCCGCCGTCGTTCCGGACGGCCCCGGCCACGGGAGTCGCCGCGTGAGCGCCGCCGACGTGATCAGCGGGCGCGGGGGACTCGCCGCG
This region of Streptomyces caelestis genomic DNA includes:
- a CDS encoding FAD-dependent monooxygenase, which produces MSTEKNGRRPKALVIGAGIGGLTAAIALREAGLDVEIHERAGVLRAAGSGLSVMSNAVGALESLGVGIDLESRGTALESYHVRTARGRLIREFPFPEIIGRLGVPSVLITRSDLQQALLEAAEGIPLTLGSAASGFETEPTGGVRVTFEDGRVERGDLLIGADGFHSVVRRQLAGPEPSQDSGYVCWLAVVPYSHPRFAPGSVIHYWGSGRRFGLVDMGGGRLYWWGTKNMPAERSHDWKGTKEEILRTYAGWADEVVHAIEVTPEESVIAVPSRDRPFLERWGSGPVTLLGDAAHPMLTSLGQGSGMAIEDAVVLGRALRGAEDLPRALRRYEDERRERTRALVAASRGISDFEQSEGLRRPIRDAYFRFMPRARLVRTLEDSLTFTPPSFRTAPATGVAA